The Klebsiella quasivariicola region ACATCATCTCCTCCCGTCTTGCCACCCTTTACCAGTTACCCACTATGCAGCGCGGCGTGCTGATCGTCCCGGTCAGCACCCTGATGCAGCGCGTCTGTCCGCACAGTTTCCTTCACGGCCACGCGCTGGTGATGAAAAAGGGCCAGCGCCTGTCGCGCGATGCGCTGCGCGCTCAGCTGGAGGGCGCCGGCTACCGCCATGTCGATCAGGTGATGGAGCACGGCGAATATGCCACTCGCGGCGCGCTGCTCGACCTGTTCCCGATGGGCAGCGATCAGCCCTACCGCCTCGATTTCTTTGACGATGAAATCGACAGCCTGCGCCTGTTCGACGTCGACAGCCAGCGTACGCTGGAGGAAGTGGCGGCCATTAACCTGCTGCCGGCACACGAATTTCCCACCGACCAGACCGCCATCGAGCTGTTCCGCAGCCAGTGGCGCGATCGCTTTGAGGTGAAGCGCGATGCCGAACATATCTATCAGCAGGTCAGTAAAGGAACGCTACCTGCCGGTATCGAATACTGGCAGCCGCTGTTCTTCAGCGAGCCGCTGCCGCCGTTATTTAGCTATTTCCCGGCCAGCACGCTGATCGTCAACACTGGCGATCTGGAAGCCAGCGCGGAGCGATTCCAGAATGAAGCCCGGGCCCGTTTTGAAAACCGCGGCGTCGACCCGATGCGCCCGCTCCTGCCGCCTGAGCTGCTGTGGCTACGCAGCGATGAGCTGTTCAGCGAACTGAAAAAATGGCCGCGCGTGCAGCTGAAAACCGAGCGTCTGGCGGACAAAGCGGCGAATACCAATCTGGGCTACCAGACGCTGCCGGACCTCGCGGTGCAGGCACAAAACAAAGCGCCGCTGGATAATCTGCGTCGCTTCCTCGAAGCGTTTACCGGCCCGGTGATCTTCTCGGTGGAAAGCGAGGGTCGCCGTGAAGCGCTGAGCGAAATGCTGGCGCGGATCAAAGTTGCGCCAAAACACGTGCGGCGGCTGGAGGAAGCCACCGGCAGCGGCCGCTATCTGATGATTGGCGCCGCCGAGCACGGGTTTATCGACAGCCAGCGCGATCTGGCGCTGATTTGCGAGAGCGACCTGCTCGGCGAGCGGGTGGCGCGCCGTCGTCAGGATTCCCGTCGCACCATCAACCCTGACACCCTGATTCGCAACCTCGCCGAACTGCATATCGGCCAACCCGTGGTTCACCTTGAGCACGGCGTGGGCCGTTACGCGGGGATGACCACTCTGGAAGCGGGCGGCATCACCGGCGAATACCTGATGTTGACCTACGCCAACGATGCCAAATTGTACGTTCCGGTATCGTCCCTGCATCTTATCAGCCGCTACGCCGGCGGAGCGGAAGAGAACGCGCCGCTGCACAAGCTGGGCGGCGATGCCTGGACCCGGGCGCGACAAAAAGCGGCTGAGAAAGTACGCGACGTGGCGGCCGAGCTGCTGGATATCTACGCCCAGCGCGCGGCGAAAGCCGGCTTTGCCTTTAAGCATGACCGCGAACAATATCAGCTGTTCTGCGACGGCTTCCCGTTTGAAACCACGCCGGACCAGGCGCAGGCGATTAACGCCGTCCTCAGCGATATGTGCCAGCCGCTGGCCATGGACCGCCTGGTGTGCGGCGATGTGGGCTTCGGCAAGACCGAAGTGGCCATGCGCGCCGCCTTCCTCGCCGTGGAGAACCACAAGCAGGTGGCGGTGCTGGTGCCGACCACCCTGCTGGCTCAGCAGCACTATGACAACTTCCGCGATCGTTTCGCCAACTGGCCAGTACGCATCGAAATGCTCTCCCGTTTCCGCAGCGCTAAAGAGCAGGCGCAGATCCTTGAGCAGGCTGCGGAAGGCAAAATCGATATCTTAATCGGCACGCACAAGCTGTTGCAGAGCGAAGTGAAGCTGCGCGATCTCGGGCTGCTGATCGTCGACGAAGAGCACCGGTTTGGCGTTCGTCACAAAGAGCGCATCAAAGCGATGCGCGCCGATGTCGATATCCTGACCCTCACCGCCACACCGATCCCGCGAACGCTGAACATGGCGATGAGCGGGATGCGCGATCTGTCGATCATCGCCACGCCGCCGGCGCGCCGCCTGGCGGTGAAGACCTTTGTTCGCGAATACGACGCCCTGGTGGTGCGCGAGGCGATCCTGCGCGAAACGCTACGCGGAGGCCAGGTCTACTATCTGTTTAATGACGTTGAGAACATCCAGAAAGCCGCCGACAAGCTGGCGGAGCTGGTGCCTGAGGCGCGGATCGCCATCGGTCATGGTCAGATGCGGGAGCGCGAACTGGAGCGGGTGATGAATGACTTCCATCACCAGCGCTTCAATGTGCTGGTGTGCACCACTATCATCGAAACCGGGATCGACATTCCCACCGCCAACACCATCATCATTGAACGCGCCGACCATTTTGGCCTCGCCCAGCTGCACCAGCTGCGCGGCCGCGTTGGCCGTTCGCATCACCAGGCCTATGCCTGGTTGCTGACGCCGCATCCGAAAGCGATGACTACCGATGCGCAGAAGCGCCTTGAAGCCATTGCCTCTCTGGAAGATCTCGGCGCCGGCTTTGCGCTGGCGACCCACGATCTGGAGATTCGCGGCGCCGGTGAACTGCTTGGCGAAGATCAGAGCGGTCAGATGGAAACCATCGGTTTCTCTCTGTATATGGAGCTGCTGGAAAACGCGGTAGATGCGCTGAAAGCCGGTCGCGAGCCGTCGCTGGAGGATCTCACCAGCCAGCAGACGGAGGTTGAACTGCGCATGCCTTCCCTGCTGCCTGACGATTTCATCCCCGACGTCAATACGCGACTGTCATTCTATAAGCGCATTGCCAGCGCCAAAAACGAACAGGATCTGGAGGAGATCAAAGTCGAGCTGATCGACCGTTTTGGCCGCTTGCCCGATGCCGCCCGCAATCTGCTGGATATCGCCCGTCTGCGTCAGCAGGCGCAGAAGCTGGGGATCCGTAAGCTGGAAAGCAACGAAAAAGGCGGTGTGATCGAATTTAACGAGAAAAACAACGTCAATCCGGTGTGGTTGATCGGCCTGCTGCAGAAGCAGCCGCAGCACTTCCGGCTTGACGGGCCGACGCGCCTGAAATTCATGCAGGATCTGGAAGAACGTAAGACGCGGATGGACTGGGTTCGTCAGTTTATGCGTCAGCTGGAAGAGAACGCCGTCGCCTGATTGACGGGAGATACGGCCCTCTGGCCGTATCTCTCTTCCTACATACCTGGCAATCTTTACAAACATTTTGCAATCCACCTGGATTTCCCCACACAGACTCACGCCATAATCTCATTTGCTTTTCGTATAAAAATAACCAGTTATATATTTTGGAGTTATGGTAATGAAAAACCGTTTCCCCGTGACGCTCTGGCTGACGCTGATCGCGCTGGTCGCCGCGCTGGCCCTCCCCGCGCGCGCTAATACCTGGCCCCTTCCCCCGCCGGGCAGCCGGCTGGTGGGTCAGAACCAGTTCCATGTGGTGCAGGATAACGGCGGTTCGCTGGAGGCGATTGCCAAAAAGTACAATGTCGGCTTTCTGGCCCTGCTGCAGGCCAATCCCGGGGTGGACCCTTATGTTCCGCGCGCCGGCAGCGTGCTGACCATCCCCCTGCAGACGCTGCTGCCCGATGCGCCGCGCGAAGGGCTGGTGATTAACCTCGCCGAACTGCGCCTCTACTATTACCCACCGGGCAAGAATGAAGTGACCGTCTACCCGATCGGCATCGGCCAGTTGGGCGGAACCACCATCACGCCGACGATGGTCACGACCGTGTCCGACAAGCGGGCCAATCCGACCTGGACGCCAACCGCCAACATTCGCGCCCGCTACAAGGCGATGGGGATTGAGCTGCCGGCGGTGGTGCCTGCCGGTCCTGACAACCCGATGGGCCATCACGCCATCCGCCTCGCCGCCTATGGCGGAGTCTATCTCCTGCACGGCACCAATGCCGATTTCGGCATTGGCATGCGCGTCAGCTCCGGCTGCATTCGTCTGCGCGACAACGATATTAAGGCGCTGTACAACACCATCTCACCGGGCACTAAGGTGAATATTATCAACACGCCGATCAAAGTGTCGGAGGAGCCGGATGGCCGCCGTCTGGTCGAGGTTCACCAGCCGCTGTCAGAGCATATTGATGACGACCCGCAGACCCTGCCCATTACGCTTAACGCGGCCATAACCGCGTTCAAACAGGCGCCGCAGACCGACAGCACGGTGATGGAGCGCGCAATGAATTACCGCTCAGGTATGCCCATTGACGTCACTCGTCATGCCGCGCCCGGCCCGCAGTCGCTGTAAGCTCACGCAGCAGAAAGCAAAAAACCCGCCTGATGGCGGGTTTTTTGTTGGCAAGGGTCAAACAGGGGTACAACAGGGTCTTACTCATCGCTGACCGGTGAAGGGGGCCGGACAACGACGTTTCGGGCTTACTTATAGATAACAGCAGTACCGTGAAGGGTATTCGGACCGGTTACCGAAGTAATACGATATGAGGTGGCGCCCATCTCATCCGCTTTCTGCGCCAGCTGATCTTCCAGCGAGCCCAGGTTAGTCCCGGCAGAGGCAGAAATGGTGCCCACTTTATGCTGCCCGGCAGGGGTGGACTGCACTTCTACAGCGGCAAAGCTGGCGAAAGAGAGAGAGCTAAGAACGGCGGCAATAGCCAGAGTGTTAACGGTTTTCATGATTGTTATACCTGTGCAGATGAATTTTATAGTAGGGTCGCAAGCATTAACTTAACGATCGATAGGTAAATCATAATGTGATCCACATCACACGTCAACGCATTTTTATAACGATCGTTTAACTATTTATAAAATGCTTAAATTTCATACGCATATGAATTATTTATTTTTAAACCCACAGCGCTGGCTCCGGGGATCGTTTATTTTTATAATGGCCTTTCACCAAACCAACATAGGTACAACGGCATCATGACAACTGACGTTCAAAGTTGCGCCAAAAAAAGCCGTGGCCGACCGAAGGTGTTCGACAGGGATGCGGCGCTGGACAAAGCCATGACACTCTTCTGGCAGCACGGCTATGAGGCGACCTCGCTCGCCGATCTGGTCGAGGCGACAGGAGCAAAAGCCCCCACCCTGTATGCGGAATTTGTGAATAAAGAAGGACTATTCCGCGCAGTGTTGGATCGTTATATTTCGCGCTTTGCCGCGAAGCACGAAGCCGTGCTGTATGCCGAAGGGAAATCCGTCGATCGGGCGCTGCGGGAATACTTCACGGCCGTCGCTACCTGCTTCACCAGCAAAGACACGCCGGCCGGCTGCTTTATCATTAATACCTCCGCCGCCCTGGCCGCCTCCTCGACGGATATCGCCAATACCATCAAATCCCGCCATGCGATGCAGGAGCAGGCGCTAACCCAGTTTCTGCAGCAGCGGCAGGCGCAAGGCGAACTGCCCGCGGGCCGCGATGTCGCGCAGCTGGCGCAGTTTCTTAACTGTGTCCTGCAGGGGATGTCGATTAGCGCACGGGAAGGCGCGGATTTCGACAAGCTGATGCAAATCACCGACACCACTCTCCGTCTCTGGCCGCAGGTTCTCGAGCCCTGATGCGCCCCGCTTCCGGCGGTGTTCTGCCGCCGGATCCGCTCTCCCTCTCACGTTATCCCCACAAAATAGATTGATTTTTATTACCTTTTCTCGCGAAAGATAAACGCAAATGATATTGATTGCGATATTCATTATGTGCAAAATCCTTTTTTGAGTTTTTCAAGATGTTTCGCATTGTAACTAACGCCGGCCAGACATCGGCCTATAACAACGACAAAGCAACTCGCTCATAAAAGGAATGGATATGAAAAAGCGCCTCTGGGTGCTCCACTCTCTGCTGCTGGTCAGCACGCTGCCCGCGCTGGCGGCTCAGTCTGATGAAGACAGCATTATCGTTAGCGCAAACCGCACCCATCGCACCGTGGCCGAAATGGCCCAAACCACCTGGGTCATCGAGGGCCAGGAGATTGAGCAGCAGGTCCAGGGCGGAAAAGAGTTCAAAGACGTGCTGGCGCAGCTGATCCCCGGCATCGACGTCAGCAGCCAGGGGCGCACCAACTACGGGATGAACATGCGCGGACGCGCCATCGTGGTGCTGATCGACGGCGTCCGGCTCAATTCCTCACGCACCGACAGCCGCCAGCTCGACGCCATCGATCCGTTCAACATCGAACATATCGAAGTGATCTCCGGGGCCACCTCGCTGTACGGCGGCGGCAGTACCGGCGGGCTTATCAACATCGTCACCAAAAAAGGGCAGCAGGATCGCCAGGTCGATCTCGAGGTGGGCAGCAAGAGCGGTTTTGCCAACAGCAACGATCATGATGAGCGCGTCGCGGCGGCCGTCAGCGGCGGGACAGACCATGCGTCCGGGCGCTTATCGGTGGCCTATCAGCGTTTTGGCGGCTGGTACGATGGCAATAATGATGCGCTGATCCTCGATAATACCCAAACGGGGCTCCAGCATTCTGACCGCCTCGACGTGATGGGGACGGGGACGATTGAGATCGATGACAACCGCCAGCTGCAGCTGGTCACCCAGTACTATAAAAGCCAGGGCGATGATGACTACGGTCTGTGGCTCGGGAAGAACATGTCCGCGGTCACCAACGGCGGCAAAGCCTACACCACCGATGGGCTTAATTCCGACCGTATCCCCGGTACCGAGCGGCACTTAATCAGCCTCCAGTACTCCGATGCCGACTTCTTCGGTCAGAATCTGGTGAGCCAGGTGTACTATCGCGATGAGTCCCTCACCTTCTATCCGTTCCCGACGCTCACGAAAGGCCAGGTCAGTAGCTTCTCTTCGTCGCAGCAGGACACCGATCAGTATGGGGCAAAGCTGACCCTCAACAGCCAGCCGCTGGCGGGATGGGATCTCACCTGGGGTCTCGACGCCGATCATGAGACCTTCAATGCCAACCAGATGTTCTTCGATCTGCAGCAATCGCTGGCGTCCGGCGGGCTGCACAACGAATCGATCTACACCACCGGCCGCTATCCGGGGTACAGCATCTCCAACGTCGCGCCGTTCCTGCAGTCCAGCTACGATCTGAACGAGATCTTTACCGTCAGCGGCGGGGTACGCTACCAGTGGACCGAAAACCGGGTCGACGACTTTGTCGGCTACGCCCAGCAGCAGGATATCGCCAACGGCAAAGCGCGCTCCGCCGACGCCATCAAAGGCGGCAAAACCGATTACGATAACTTCCTGTTTAACGCCGGGATCGTGGCCCACCTGACCGAACGTCAGCAGACCTGGTTTAACTTCTCCCAGGGCGTCGAGCTGCCGGATCCCGGCAAATACTACGGCATCGGTAAATACGGCGCGGCGGTCAATGGCCATCTGCCGCTGATCTCCAGCGTCAACGTCGATGACTCGCCGCTGCAGGGGATCAAAGTTAACTCGTATGAGCTGGGCTGGCGCTATACCGGCGATAGCCTGCGCACCCAGCTGGCGGCGTATTACTCGACTTCAGATAAGACCATCGTCGTCAACCGCACAGACATGACCATTGACGTTCAGTCCGACAAACGGCGTATTTACGGCGTTGAGGGGGCGGTCGATTACTTTATTCCGGACAGCGACTGGAGCGTCGGCGGCAACTTCAACGTGCTGAAATCCCAGGTGCAGACCGATGGCCGCTGGCAAAAATGGGACGTTACCCTCGCCTCGCCGTCCAAAGCCACCGCCTGGGTGGGTTGGGCGCCGGATCCGTGGAGCCTGCGCGTGCAGAGCCAGCAGGTGTTTGACCTCAGCGACGCCGCCGGTAACAAGCTGGAAGGCTATAACACCGTTGATTTTATTGGCAGTTACGCGCTGCCGGTGGGGAAACTGACCTTCAGTATCGAAAACCTGCTTAATGAAGACTATGTCACCATCTGGGGCCAGCGGGCGCCGCTGCTCTACAGCCCGACCTACGGCAGTTCATCGCTGTACGAATACAAAGGCCGTGGCCGTACCTTCGGTCTGAACTACGCGTTAACTTTCTGATAAAAAAAGCCCCTCAGCCTGAGCGATTGAGGGGCTAATCACTACACAAATCTGTTTTTAGATTTTGTTGTTCAGGACCAGCTGGCCGTTGTTGTCCAACGGGATCTGGCTGCCAGGATCGTGATCCATGCGGATTTTCCCCTGCTGATCGCCTATCTTATAGGTCACATCATAGCCCAGCATTTTATCGGATTTGTCATACACCGTTTTACAGCGCTGCTGGGTGGTGGTGTAAGTATCGTTGTCCTGCATCGCGCCCTGGATCTGGTTACCGGCATAGCCGCCGCCCAGCGCACCCACGACAGTCGCCACGCTGCGTCCGTGACCGCCGCCAAACTGGTGGCCAATCACCCCGCCCGCCACCGCGCCCAGCACGGAGCCAGCGATGCGGTTTTCATCCTGTACCGGACGACGATGGGTCACCGTGACATTGCGGCATTCCTGCCGCGGCGTTTTCACGGTTTCTTTAATCGGTGTACTGGAGACCACTTGCGCATACTGCGGGCCGCGATCTAACACGTTGAGACCAGCGACAGCTGCAACGCCCAGCGCGGCAGCC contains the following coding sequences:
- the mfd gene encoding transcription-repair coupling factor; the protein is MPEQYRYSLPVKAGDQRQLGELTGAACATLVAEMAERHNGPVVLVAPDMQNALRLNDEIRQFTDSMVMGLADWETLPYDSFSPHQDIISSRLATLYQLPTMQRGVLIVPVSTLMQRVCPHSFLHGHALVMKKGQRLSRDALRAQLEGAGYRHVDQVMEHGEYATRGALLDLFPMGSDQPYRLDFFDDEIDSLRLFDVDSQRTLEEVAAINLLPAHEFPTDQTAIELFRSQWRDRFEVKRDAEHIYQQVSKGTLPAGIEYWQPLFFSEPLPPLFSYFPASTLIVNTGDLEASAERFQNEARARFENRGVDPMRPLLPPELLWLRSDELFSELKKWPRVQLKTERLADKAANTNLGYQTLPDLAVQAQNKAPLDNLRRFLEAFTGPVIFSVESEGRREALSEMLARIKVAPKHVRRLEEATGSGRYLMIGAAEHGFIDSQRDLALICESDLLGERVARRRQDSRRTINPDTLIRNLAELHIGQPVVHLEHGVGRYAGMTTLEAGGITGEYLMLTYANDAKLYVPVSSLHLISRYAGGAEENAPLHKLGGDAWTRARQKAAEKVRDVAAELLDIYAQRAAKAGFAFKHDREQYQLFCDGFPFETTPDQAQAINAVLSDMCQPLAMDRLVCGDVGFGKTEVAMRAAFLAVENHKQVAVLVPTTLLAQQHYDNFRDRFANWPVRIEMLSRFRSAKEQAQILEQAAEGKIDILIGTHKLLQSEVKLRDLGLLIVDEEHRFGVRHKERIKAMRADVDILTLTATPIPRTLNMAMSGMRDLSIIATPPARRLAVKTFVREYDALVVREAILRETLRGGQVYYLFNDVENIQKAADKLAELVPEARIAIGHGQMRERELERVMNDFHHQRFNVLVCTTIIETGIDIPTANTIIIERADHFGLAQLHQLRGRVGRSHHQAYAWLLTPHPKAMTTDAQKRLEAIASLEDLGAGFALATHDLEIRGAGELLGEDQSGQMETIGFSLYMELLENAVDALKAGREPSLEDLTSQQTEVELRMPSLLPDDFIPDVNTRLSFYKRIASAKNEQDLEEIKVELIDRFGRLPDAARNLLDIARLRQQAQKLGIRKLESNEKGGVIEFNEKNNVNPVWLIGLLQKQPQHFRLDGPTRLKFMQDLEERKTRMDWVRQFMRQLEENAVA
- a CDS encoding L,D-transpeptidase family protein; the protein is MKNRFPVTLWLTLIALVAALALPARANTWPLPPPGSRLVGQNQFHVVQDNGGSLEAIAKKYNVGFLALLQANPGVDPYVPRAGSVLTIPLQTLLPDAPREGLVINLAELRLYYYPPGKNEVTVYPIGIGQLGGTTITPTMVTTVSDKRANPTWTPTANIRARYKAMGIELPAVVPAGPDNPMGHHAIRLAAYGGVYLLHGTNADFGIGMRVSSGCIRLRDNDIKALYNTISPGTKVNIINTPIKVSEEPDGRRLVEVHQPLSEHIDDDPQTLPITLNAAITAFKQAPQTDSTVMERAMNYRSGMPIDVTRHAAPGPQSL
- the bhsA gene encoding multiple stress resistance protein BhsA, with the translated sequence MKTVNTLAIAAVLSSLSFASFAAVEVQSTPAGQHKVGTISASAGTNLGSLEDQLAQKADEMGATSYRITSVTGPNTLHGTAVIYK
- a CDS encoding TetR/AcrR family transcriptional regulator, translated to MTTDVQSCAKKSRGRPKVFDRDAALDKAMTLFWQHGYEATSLADLVEATGAKAPTLYAEFVNKEGLFRAVLDRYISRFAAKHEAVLYAEGKSVDRALREYFTAVATCFTSKDTPAGCFIINTSAALAASSTDIANTIKSRHAMQEQALTQFLQQRQAQGELPAGRDVAQLAQFLNCVLQGMSISAREGADFDKLMQITDTTLRLWPQVLEP
- a CDS encoding TonB-dependent siderophore receptor yields the protein MKKRLWVLHSLLLVSTLPALAAQSDEDSIIVSANRTHRTVAEMAQTTWVIEGQEIEQQVQGGKEFKDVLAQLIPGIDVSSQGRTNYGMNMRGRAIVVLIDGVRLNSSRTDSRQLDAIDPFNIEHIEVISGATSLYGGGSTGGLINIVTKKGQQDRQVDLEVGSKSGFANSNDHDERVAAAVSGGTDHASGRLSVAYQRFGGWYDGNNDALILDNTQTGLQHSDRLDVMGTGTIEIDDNRQLQLVTQYYKSQGDDDYGLWLGKNMSAVTNGGKAYTTDGLNSDRIPGTERHLISLQYSDADFFGQNLVSQVYYRDESLTFYPFPTLTKGQVSSFSSSQQDTDQYGAKLTLNSQPLAGWDLTWGLDADHETFNANQMFFDLQQSLASGGLHNESIYTTGRYPGYSISNVAPFLQSSYDLNEIFTVSGGVRYQWTENRVDDFVGYAQQQDIANGKARSADAIKGGKTDYDNFLFNAGIVAHLTERQQTWFNFSQGVELPDPGKYYGIGKYGAAVNGHLPLISSVNVDDSPLQGIKVNSYELGWRYTGDSLRTQLAAYYSTSDKTIVVNRTDMTIDVQSDKRRIYGVEGAVDYFIPDSDWSVGGNFNVLKSQVQTDGRWQKWDVTLASPSKATAWVGWAPDPWSLRVQSQQVFDLSDAAGNKLEGYNTVDFIGSYALPVGKLTFSIENLLNEDYVTIWGQRAPLLYSPTYGSSSLYEYKGRGRTFGLNYALTF
- a CDS encoding glycine zipper 2TM domain-containing protein codes for the protein MNKSMLAGIGIGVAAALGVAAVAGLNVLDRGPQYAQVVSSTPIKETVKTPRQECRNVTVTHRRPVQDENRIAGSVLGAVAGGVIGHQFGGGHGRSVATVVGALGGGYAGNQIQGAMQDNDTYTTTQQRCKTVYDKSDKMLGYDVTYKIGDQQGKIRMDHDPGSQIPLDNNGQLVLNNKI